Proteins found in one Macaca nemestrina isolate mMacNem1 chromosome 4, mMacNem.hap1, whole genome shotgun sequence genomic segment:
- the LOC105483390 gene encoding caspase recruitment domain-containing protein 11 isoform X3: MPGGGPEMDDYMETLKDEEDALWENVECNRHMLSRYINPAKLTPYLRQCKVIDEQDEDEVLNAPMLPSKINRAGRLLDILHTKGQRGYVVFLESLEFYYPELYKLVTGKEPTRRFSTIVVEEGHEGLTHFLMNEVIKLQQQMKAKDLQRCELLARLRQLEDEKKQMTLTRVELLTFQERYYKMKEERDSYNDELVKVKDDNYNLAMRYAQLSEEKNMAVMRSRDLQLEIDQLKHRLNKMEEECKLERNQSLKLKNDIENRPKKEQVLELERENEMLKTKNQELQSIIQAGKRSLPDSDKAILDILEHDRKEALEDRQELVNRIYNLQEEARQAEELRDKYLEEKEDLELKCSTLGKDCEMYKHRMNTVMLQLEEVERERDQAFHSRDEAQTQYSQCLIEKDKYRKQIRELEEKNDEMRIEMVRREACIVNLESKLRRLSKDSNNLDQSLPRNLPVTIISQDFGDASPRTNGQEADDSSTSEESPEDSKYFLPYHPPQRRMNLKGIQLQRAKSPISLKRTSDFQAKGHEEEGTDASPSSCGSLPITNSFTKMQPPRSRSSIMSITAEPPGNDSIVRRYKEDAPHRSTVEEDNDSGGFDALDLDDDSHERYSFGPSSVHSSSSSHQSEGLDAYDLEQVNLMFRKFSLERPFRPSVTSVGHVRGPGPSVQHTTLNGDSLTSQLTLLGGNARGSFVHSVKPGSLAEKAGLREGHQLLLLEGCIRGERQSVPLDTCTKEEAHWTIQRCSGPVTLHYKVNHEGYRKLVKDMEDGLITSGDSFYIRLNLNISSQLDACTMSLKCDDVVHVRDTMYQDRHEWLCARVDPFTDHDLDMGTIPSYSRAQQLLLVKLQRLMHRGSREEVDGTHHTLRALRNTLQPEEALSTSDPRVSPRLSRASFLFGQLLQFVSRSENKYKRMNSNERVRIISGSPLGSLARSSLDATKLLTEKQEELDPESDLGKNLSLIPYSLVRAFYCERRRPVLFTPTVLAKTLVQRLLNSGGAMEFTICKSDIVTRDEFLRRQKTETIIYSREKNPNTFECIAPANIEAVSAKNKHCLLEAGIGCTRDLIKSNIYPIVLFIRVCEKNIKRFSCCPGLRPRRSSCACAG, encoded by the exons GAGGAGGGCCAGAGATGGATGACTACATGGAGACACTGAAGGATGAAGAGGACGCCTTGTGGGAGAATGTGGAGTGTAACCGGCACATGCTCAGCCGCTACATCAACCCCGCCAAGCTCACGCCCTACCTGCGTCAGTGTAAGGTCATTGATGAGCAGGATGAAGATGAAGTGCTTAATGCTCCTATGCTGCCGTCCAAGATCAACCGGGCAG GCCGGCTGTTGGACATTCTACATACCAAGGGGCAAAGGGGCTATGTGGTCTTCTTGGAGAGCCTGGAATTTTATTACCCCGAGCTGTACAAACTGGTGACTGGGAAAGAGCCCACCCGGAGATTCTCCACTATTGTGG TGGAGGAGGGCCACGAGGGCCTCACGCACTTCCTGATGAACGAGGTCATCAAGCTGCAGCAGCAGATGAAGGCCAAGGATCTGCAACGCTGTGAGCTGCTGGCCAGGTTGCGGCAGCTGGAGGATGAGAAAAAGCAGATGACGCTGACGCGCGTGGAGTTGCTGACCTTCCAGGAGCGGTACTACAAGATGAAGGAAGAGCGGGACAGCTACAATGACGAGCTGGTCAAGGTGAAGGACGACAACTACAACTTAGCCATGCGCTACGCACAGCTCAGTGAGGAGAAGAACATGGCGGTCATGAGGAGCCGAGACCTTCAACTCGAG ATAGATCAGCTGAAGCACCGGTTGAATAAGATGGAGGAGGAATGTAAGCTGGAGAGAAATCAGTCTCTGAAACTGAAGAATGACATTGAAAATCGGCCCAAGAAGGAGCAGGTTCTGGAACTGGAGCGGGAGAATGAAATGCTGAAGACCAAAAACCAGGAACTGCAGTCCATCATCCAG gctggaaagcgcAGCCTGCCAGACTCCGACAAGGCCATCCTGGACATCCTGGAACACGACCGCAAGGAGGCCCTGGAGGACCGGCAGGAGCTGGTCAACAGGATCTACAACCTGCAGGAGGAGGCCCGCCAGGCGGAGGAGCTGCGGGACAAG TacctggaggagaaggaggacCTGGAGCTCAAGTGCTCGACCCTGGGGAAGGACTGTGAAATGTACAAGCACCGGATGAATACGGTCATGCTGCAGCTGGAGGAGGTGGAGCGGGAGCGGGACCAG GCCTTCCACTCCCGAGACGAAGCCCAGACACAGTACTCGCAGTGCTTAATCGAAAAGGACAAGTACAGGAAGCAGATCCGTGAGCTGGAGGAGAAGAACGACGAGATGAGGATCGAGATGGTGCGGCGGGAGGCCTGCATCGTCAACCTGGAAAGCAAGCTCCGGCGCCTCTCCAAGGACAGCAACAACCTGGACCAG AGTCTGCCCAGGAACCTGCCAGTAACCATCATCTCTCAGGACTTTGGGGACGCCAGCCCCAGGACCAATGGTCAAGAAGCCGACGATTCCTCCACCTCGGAGGAGTCACCCGAAGACAGCAAGTACTTCCTGCCCTACCACCCACCCCAGCGCAGGATGAACCTGAAGGGCATCCAG CTGCAGAGAGCCAAATCCCCCATCAGCCTGAAGCGAACATCAGATTTTCAAG CCAAGGGGCACGAGGAAGAAGGCACGGACGCCAGCCCCAGCTCCTGTGGATCTCTGCCCATCACCAACTCCTTCACCAAGATG CAGCCCCCCCGGAGCCGCAGCAGCATCATGTCAATCACCGCCGAGCCCCCGGGAAACGACTCCATCGTCAGACGCTACAAGGAGGACGCGCCCCATCGCAG CACAGTCGAAGAAGACAATGACAGCGGCGGGTTTGACGCCTTAGACCTGGACG ATGACAGTCACGAACGCTACTCCTTCGGACCCTCCTCCgttcactcctcctcctcctcccaccaatCCGAGGGCCTGGATGCCTATGACCTGGAGCAGGTCAACCTCATGTTCAGGAAGTTCTCTCTGGAAAG ACCCTTCCGGCCTTCGGTCACCTCCGTGGGGCACGTGCGGGGCCCAGGGCCCTCCGTGCAGCACACGACGTTGAACGGCGACAGCCTCACCTCCCAGCTCACCCTGCTGGGGGGCAACGCGCGAGGGAGCTTCGTGCACTCGGTCAAGCCTGGCTCCCTGGCCGAGAAAGCCGGCCTCCGCGAGGGCCACCAGCTGCTGCTG CTAGAAGGCTGCATCCGAGGCGAGAGGCAGAGTGTCCCCTTGGACACATGCACCAAAGAGGAAGCCCACTGGACCATCCAGAGGTGCAGCGGCCCCGTCACGCTGCACTACAAGGTCAACCACGAAG GGTACCGGAAGCTGGTGAAGGACATGGAGGATGGCCTGATCACATCGGGGGACTCATTCTACATCCGGCTGAACCTGAACATCTCCAGCCAGCTGGACGCCTGCACCATGTCCCTAAAGTGTGACGATGTTGTGCACGTCCGTGACACCATGTACCAGGACAGGCACGAGTGGCTGTGTGCGCGCGTCGACCCTTTCACAGATCACGACCTGGACATGGGCACCATTCCCAGCTACAGCCG AGCCCAGCAGCTCCTCCTAGTCAAACTGCAACGCCTGATGCACCGGGGCAGCCGGGAGGAGGTGGACGGCACCCACCACACCCTGCGGGCACTCCGG AACACCCTGCAGCCGGAAGAAGCGCTTTCAACAAGCGACCCCCGGGTCAGTCCCCGTCTCTCCCGAGCAAGCTTCCTTTTTGGCCAGCTCCTTCAG TTTGTCAGCAGGTCCGAGAACAAGTATAAGCGAATGAACAGCAACGAGAGGGTCCGCATCATCTCGGGAAGCCCGCTCGGGAGCCTGGCCCGGTCCTCGCTGGACGCCACCAAGCTCTTGACTGAGAAGCAGGAAG AGCTGGACCCCGAGAGCGATCTGGGCAAGAACCTCAGCCTCATCCCCTACAGCCTAGTACGCGCCTTCTACTGCGAGCGCCGCCGGCCCGTGCTCTTCACACCCACCGTGCTGGCCAAAACGCTGGTTCAGAGGCTGCTCAACTCGGGAG